CTGCCTGCTCGGCGGGCGCGGGCTCATCCAGCGGCAGTAGCGCTTGCGCCTCCGGCTCGGCGGTTTCCACGGGCGCTTCTGCCACCGGCTCGATGGGTGCTTCCGCTTCGGGTTCCGGCTCAGCCTCGACCACCGACACTTCCACCGTCCGCAGGTCCAGCAACGCACGCGCGAACAGGTCCAGCTCGCCACCGACCGGCAGGCCGACAGCACGTGCCGCTTCCGCCACCGGCGCAATGGTCGCGGGCGACAGCCCCGGCGAGCGATACACCGCACGGATCGGCGTGCCTTCGACCAGCGCAGCCGAGAACGGCCCGCCGACGAACGTCACCTCAGGCCACTCCGCCCGCAGCGTCGCAAGCAGCGACGGCGCCTCGCGCGTATCGGCCACGGTCACGACGGCACCGTGGCGCGCGCACCAGCGCGCCATCGCCAGCCCGGACGCACCGAGGCCGAGGATGAGAACGGGGAGGTCTTTCAGATGCCGCATGGTTCCGTTACCGCAGCTTCAACGTCGAAAGACCCACGAGGCACAGCAGCATCGTGATGATCCAGAAGCGCACCACGACCTGCGTCTCGCGCCAGCCGCTCTTCTCGAAGTGATGGTGCAGCGGCGCCATCTTGAGCACGCGGCGGCCTTCGCCGTAGCGCTTCTTCGTGTACTTGAAGTACATGACCTGCGCCATCACCGAGATCGCCTCGACCACGAAGATGCCGCCCATGATGAAGAACACGATCTCCTGGCGCACGATGACCGCGATGGTGCCCAGCGCGCCGCCGAGCGCCAGCGCGCCCACGTCGCCCATGAAGACCTGCGCCGGGTGCGTGTTGAACCAGAGGAACGCGAGCCCCGCGCCAGCCATGGCAGAGCAGAACACCAGCAGCTCTCCCGAGCCCGGGATATTGGGGAACAGCAGGTACTTGGAGTACACCGCGCTGCCCGTGACATAGGCGAACACGCCCAGCGCCGAGCCCACCATCACCACCGGCATGATCGCCAGGCCATCGAGGCCGTCTGTCAGGTTCACCGCATTGCTCGCGCCCACGATCACCAGGTACGTAAGGATCACGAAGCCGATGCCGCCCAGCGGGTAGCTCACTTCCTTGAAGAAAGGCACCAGCAGGTTGATCTTGGGCGGAAAGTCGAGATCGAAGCCCGACTGCACCCACGCGAAGAACAGCTGCACCACGCGCCAGTTGGAGCTCTCCGAGATGCTGAAGAGCAGGTAGAAGGCGGCAATGAGGCCGACCACCGACTGCCAGAAATACTTCTCGCGCGAGCGCATGCCTTCCGGGTCCTTGCGCACCACCTTGCGCCAGTCGTCGACCCAGCCGATGGCGCCGAAGCCCATCGTGACCCACAGCACGATCCACACGAACCTGTTCGAAATATCGAACCACAGCAGCGTGGCGAAGGCGATGGCGAACAGCACCAGCACACCGCCCATGGTGGGCGTGCCGCTCTTGGTCAGGTGCGTTTCCATGCCGTAGCCGCGAATCGGCTGGCCGATCTTGAGCGCGGCCAGGCGGCGGATCACGTACGGGCCGGCCACGAGGCCGACCACGAGCGCGGTCAGCGCAGCCATCAGCGCGCGGAAGGTGAGGTATTGAAAAACGCGCAAAAACCCGAACTCGGGCGAGAGCGTCTGCAGCCATTGGGCCAGGGTCATCAGCATGTTGTTTCGCGCGGCTCATGCGTCATGACCGGCCTCCTTTTGTTGTTGTGGTTGTGCTTGCGCCTGTGCTTCGATGGCCTGCACCACGCGCTCCATCTTCATGAAGCGCGATCCCTTGACGAGCACGCTGCCCAGCTGCGGCAGGCGCGCGAGCACGGCCGCGCCGAGCGCGTCGAACTCTTCGAAATGGCGTCCGTCGGCACCGCCGAAGGCAGCTGTGGTGTGCGTCGTCGCGGCGCCCAGCGTATAGACGGACTCGATGCCGCGCTGGCGCGCCCGCTCGCCGACTTCGGCGTGGAACTCGGGCGAGCGGTCGCCCACCTCGCCCATGTCGCCGAGCACCAGCAAGCGCGGGCCCGGCAGGGCGGCGAGCACGTCGATGGCGGCGATCACGGAATCGGGGTTGGCGTTGTAGCTGTCGTCGACCAGCGTGAGCGCATGGCCGCCGGCCAGCACGATTTCGTTGGCGCGCGAACGGCCCTTGACCGGCTCGAAGGCCGACAGGCCCGCGGCAATGGTCTCGAGCGACACGCCGGCCGCGAGCGCACAGGCCGTGGCCGCCAGCGCATTGACGACGTTGTGCCGACCCGCGATGTGCAGGCGCGCATCGAAGGCGCCGAGCGGCGTGCGGATGCGCACGGCCCAGGCGCCCTGCTTCCATTCAGCGCTGTCGAGCGAGATGTCGGCATCTTCCGGTTCGCCGAAAGTCATGCAACGGCGCGAGCCACCGGCGTGCGCCATGTCGGTCCACAGCGAGGTGAAATCGTCGCCGTAGGGGAAGACGGCTGTGCCGCCTTCGGGCAGCACCGCAAACACGGCGGCGTTTTCGACGGCCACCGCCTCGACGGTGGCCATGAACTCCTGGTGCTCGCGCTGGGCGTTGTTGACGAGCGCGATGGTCGGGCGCGAGATGGCGGCCAGCCGCGCGATTTCGCCCGGATGGTTCATGCCCAGTTCGAGCACCGCGCGCTGGTGCTGCGCGCGCAGGCGCAGCAGCGTGAGCGGCACGCCGATCTCGTTGTTGAAGTTGCCGGCGGTGGCCAGCGCTCGTTCGGCGCGGAAGGCGAACAGCACGGCCGCGATCATCTGCGTGACCGTGGTCTTGCCGTTGCTGCCGGTCACAGCGATCAGCGGCAGCTCGAACTGCGCGCGCCAGCCCGCGCCGAGCGCGCCGAGCGCGGCCAGCGAGTCGGGCACTTCGAGGCCGCTGAGGCCGGCCGCTTCGAGGCCGTGGTGCGCAATGGCGGCCACAGCGCCGCGCTTCCTGGCGTCCGCCAGGAAGTCGTTGGCATCGAAGCGCTCGCCCTTGAGCGCGACGAACAGGTCACCCTGCGCGAGCGTGCGCGTGTCGGTATGCACGCGGGCGATGACGGTCGAGGCGTCACCCACCAGGCGCGATCCCGGAATCCATTGCTGCACCTGGGCCAGCGTGATGTTGAGAGGCGTCGTGTCGGTCATGCCGCGGCCCCCCTCTTTGCCAGCGCCTGAAGCGCATGGGCCTTGTCGGAAAACTCGATGCGCTGGCCGGCGATTTCCTGCCAGGCCTCGTGGCCCTTGCCGGCGATCAGCACCACGTCTTGCGGGGCGGCCTGCGCGATGGCATCGGCGATGGCGGCGGCGCGGTCGGGCTGCACCTGGGCGGCCTCGGGGCGCGAGAAGCCGCGCAGCACCTGGCTGATGATCGCGTCGGGCTTTTCGCTGCGCGGGTTGTCGCTGGTGACGACAACGCGGTCGGCCTGGCGCTCGGCCACGGCGGCCATCATCGGGCGCTTGATCGGGTCGCGGTCGCCGCCGCAGCCGAACAGGCACCAGAGCGCGCCGCCGCGCTGCTTTGCCAGCGGGCGCAGGCCGATCAGGGCCTTGTCGAGCGCATCGGGCGTGTGGGCATAGTCGACCACGGCGAGCGGCGCGCCTTCGCCTTCGCCTGTGCCTGCGCGGTCCATGCGGCCCGGCACGCTGGTGAGGTTGGCGCAGGCTGCCACGGCCTGGGCCAGCGTCAGGCCCAGCGCGCGCAGCGTGCCGAGCACGCCCAGCAGGTTGGCCACGTTGTACTGGCCGATCAGGCCGGTCGACAGGCGCTCCACCGCGGCGGTGCCGTGCTCGGCCACCGAGAACTGCAGGCCCTGCGCGTCGTAGCCGATGTCGCGCGCCACGAGGCGGGCGGGCTTGCCACCGGCCGAGACGGTCCAGACGTCGAGCGCGCCGATGCCGGCGTCGATCAGGTTCGCGCACAGGCTGGCGCCGTGCGTGTCGTCGATGTTGATCACCGCCGCGCGCAGGCCGGGCCAGCGGAACAGCTCGGCCTTGGCCTGCCAGTAGGCGTCCATGCTGCCGTGGTAGTCGAGGTGGTCCTGCGTGAAGTTGGTGAACACGGCCACCGCGATCTGCGCGCCGTCGAGCCGGCGCTCGGCGATGCCGATGGACGAGGCCTCGATGGCGCAGGCGCCAAAGCCGCGCGTGACCAGCGAGCGCAGTTCGCGCTGCATCATCACCGGGTCGGGCGTGGTGAGGCCCGTGTAGGTCAGCTCGGGCGGCACGCCGATGCCCAGCGTGCCCATCACCGCACAGGGCGACGGCGCGTCGCGCTGCATGGTGCCGTCGGGCCGCATCGCGCGCACGCCGCCCGCCGCGCGCAGCGTGGAGAGCGATTCGGCGAGCCACCAGGCGGTGGAGGTCTTGCCGTTGGTGCCGGTCACGGCCAGCACGTCGAGCAGGGCCGAGGGGTTGTCGTAGAAGGCCGAGGCGATCGGGCCGGTGGCGGCCTTCAGGCCGGGGTAACTCACGATGCGGTCGTCGCCTTCAAAGCCGAAGGCCTCGACGCCCTCGCGCTCCACCAGGCAGACCGCCGCGCCCTGCGCCAGCGCGGCCGCAACGTGCTTGCGCCCGTCAGTGGCGGCGCCAGGCCAGGCGATGAAGACGTCGCCCGCGCCCACGGCACGGCTGTCTGCGTGCAGCGCGGCCTGCGGCACGCGCTCCTTGAGCCAGGCCGCGGCAAGTTGGGGGGAAGTGAAGGTCAGCATGTTCAGAAACTCTCGTCGACGCCCTGCGTCATCACAAGCGGTTTGACCGCCAGATCGGGCGGTACGTTCATCATGCGCAGCGTCTGCTGCACGACTTCGCTGAACACGGGCGCCGCGGCGACGCCGCCGAAATACTGGCCATCGCTGGGCTCATCGATCATCACCGCGACGATGATGCGCGGCTTGTCGATAGGCGCCATGCCGGTGAACCAGGCGCGATATTTGTTACTCGCGTAACCCTTGCCGACCTGCTTGTGGGCCGTGCCCGACTTGCCGCCGACCGAGTAGCCGACCGTCTGCGCACGGGTGCCGGTGCCGCCGGGGCCGGCGGCCATCTGCAGCATCTTGCGCACCGCCAGCGCATTCGATGGCGAGAACACGCGCACGCCGACCGGCGGCTCGGAGTTCTTCAGGATGGTGACCGGAATGATCGAGCCGTCGTGCGCGAACGAGGTGTACGAATGCGCCATCTGGAACAGCGACGCCGACAGGCCGTAGCCGTAGGCCATGGTGGCCTGCTCGACCGGCTTCCAGGTCTTCCACGGGCGCAGCCGGCCCGTCACGGCGCCGGGGAACTGGATCTGCGGCTTCTGGCCGTAGCCGAGCGCGGTGTAGGTGTCCCACATCTCGTGCGGGGTCATCTTCTGGGCGATCTTGAGCGCGCCGACGTTGCTCGACTTCTGGATCACGCCTTCGACCGTCAGCGTGCCGTAGTTGTGGGTGTCGCTGATGGTGAAGCCGCCGATCTGGAATCGGCCCGGGCCGGTTTCGATCAGGGTCGAGGGCTTCACGCGGCCGGCTTCCAGCGCCATGCCTACGGTGATCGGCTTCATGGTCGAGCCGGGCTCGAAGGTGTCGGTGAGCGCGCGGTTGCGCAGCTGTTCGCCGGTGAGGTTCTGGCGCTTGTCGGGCACGTAGCTCGGGTAGTTGGCCAGCGCAAGCACTTCGCCGGTGACGGAATCGAGCACCACCACGCTGCCGGCCTTGGCCTTGCGCGCGGTCACGGCGTCGCGCAGCTTCTGGTAGGCGAAGAACTGCACCTTGCTGTCGACACTGAGCTGGATGTCCTTGCCGTCGAGCGGCGGCACGGTTTCGCCAACGCCCTCGACCACGCGGCCCAGGCGGTCCTTGATGACCCGGCGCGAACCCGCCTTGCCGGCCAGCTCCTTGTTGAACGCGAGCTCGATGCCTTCCTGGCCGTTGTCTTCCACGTTGGTAAAGCCCACCACGTGCGCGGCAGCCTCGCCCTCTGGGTACTGGCGCTTGTATTCCTTGCGCTGGTAGATGCCCTTGAGGTTCATGGCCGCGATCTGCTTGGCGATGGGCTCGTCGACCTGGCGCTTGATCCAGACGAAGGTCTTGTCCTCGTCTTCGAGCTTCTTGTCGAAGTCTTTTTGCGACATCTCGAGCAGCTTGGCGACCTGCTTGAGCTTGGCGCGCACTTCGGGGTCGTCGCGCTCGATGTCTTCCGGAATGGCCCAGATGCTGGGCGCGACCACGCTGGAGGCCAGGATGAGCCCGTTGCGGTCGAGGATGCGGCCACGATTGGCCGGCAGTTCGAGCGTGCGCGCGAAACGCACTTCGCCCTGCCGCTGGAAGAAGCTGTTGTTGAGCACCTGCACGTAGGCCGCCCGGCCCGCCAGCATGACGAAGCCGAGCGCGATGCCAGCGACGATGAACTTGCTGCGCCACACCGGCGTCTTGCTCGCGAGCAAGGGGCTGGTGGTGTAGCGCACGCTGCGGTTGCCCCGGTTCATCGTGCGGCCCTCGCTGCGGTGACCGGCTTGGCCGTCGGCTTGGGTGTGGTCGGCGCAGGCGCCACCGGCGCAACCGCGGGGATCACCGTGCCGTCGGGCCGTACATACTGCGTGATGGCCGGCGATGTGGTGCGCATCTGCAGCTGCTCCTTGGCGAGCTTCTCGACGCGCAGTGGCGTGGCCTGTGCGCGCTTCTCTACCTGCAGGCGATCGCGGTCGGTCTCCAGGCGGCGGGCTTCCTGCTGCACGCGGTCGAGCTCGGTATAGAGCTGACGCGACATGTACTGCGTGTGCACAAGGTACAAAGCCGTCGCAATGACGGCCAGCAGCAGCAGGATGTTCAGGCGGGCCATGGTCAGCTGGCCCCGGTGCGTTCTGCGACGCGAAGAATGGCGCTGCGCGAGCGCGGATTGCCGCTCACCTCGGCATCGGACGGCTTGATGCGCTCCAGGGCGCGCAGCTTCATGACCTTCGGGGCGGCAAACGGCGCGCGGCGGTCGTAGACCTCCTTCGAGTGCTTGGCGATGAACTGCTTCACGATGCGGTCTTCCAGCGAGTGGAAGCTGATCACCGCGAGCCGCCCCTGGGGTTTGAGCACGGACAGACTCGCTTCTAGCGCCTGTTGCAGCTCTTCAAGCTCGGCGTTGATGAAAATCCGAAAAGCCTGAAATGTGCGCGTTGCAGGGTTCTGGCCCTGCTCGCGGGTTTTGACCGTGCCAGCCACGAGCTCGGCCAGTTCGGTGGTGGTTGAAATTGGGCCCCGTTCTTGTCGGCGAGCAACAATCGCCTTTGCAATCTGAACAGCAAACCGTTCTTCGCCATAGTCACGGATCACCTCTGCAATCTGCTGAAGTTCGGCCGTTGCCAGCCATTCGGCCACGCTCTCGCCGCGCGTGGTGTCCATGCGCATGTCGAGCGGGCCGTCGAAACGAAAACTGAAACCGCGCACCGGGTTGTCGATCTGCGGCGAGCTCACGCCCAGGTCCATCAACAGGCCGTCGACGCTCGCGTCGGGCAATTCGCCCAGCGAGCGGAATCCCTGGTGGCGGATAGAAAAACGCGCATCGGAGATGCGCGCTGCTTCGGCCACTGCTTCCGCATCCTTGTCGAATGCGATCAGCCTGCCTTCCGGCGCCAGCCTGGAGAGGATTGCACGCGCATGCCCTCCCCGCCCGAAAGTGGCGTCCACGTAGGTGCCGGTTGCCGCCGTGCTGCCGGAAAGAAGAGCTTCCACCGCTTCGTTCAGCAAGACGGTCGTATGGGTCCATGGGGTGTTCACTTGGGTCCTCAGAACGCAAAGTCCTGAAACACATCCGGCATCTCGCCCTGGGTGGCCTCGGCCTCCTTGGCCTCGTACGTGGCCTTGTCCCAGAGTTCGAAGTGGTTGCCCATGCCCAGCAGCAGCGTCTCGCGCGTGATGCCGGTGGCCGCGCGCAGTTCGGGCGACACCAGGATGCGGCCGGTGCCGTCCATCTCGACGTCCATGGCGTTGCCCAGGAAAACGCGCTTCCACCACTGCGCCGACATCGGCAGCGCGGCGATGCGCTCGCGGAATTTTTCCCATTCGGGACGGGGGAACACCATCAGGCATCCGTGCGGATGCTTGGTGATCGTGAGCTGGCCGCCTGCCGTCGCGCTCAGGACGTCGCGATGCCGGGTCGGCACGGAGAGCCGCCCCTTGGCATCCAGACTGAGCGATGAAGCGCCTTGAAACACGACCACGAAACCCCTGTGTTGGGAGTGCTGCGGCACCCGAAAGGGGCACTACCCGCACTTTTTCCCACTTAACTGCACTTTTTTGCACTGTAGCAGGAAACACTTCGGAAGCAACTGGCCGTTTGGGCTATTTTTTGTAATGGAATCAACGACTTAGCGCCGATTCCAAAACCATGGAATCGGCGAATTTCGTTGAAAATTAAGTACTTAGCTCACGCAATGAATGTGATGCGTGAAGGATTCCCCCGTTACAGGGGGAAGGAGAAGCAGCTTCAGAGGATGAAGCGCGAAAGGTCTTCGTCGTGACTTAGTGCCGCAAGGCGCTGGTCGACAAAAGCGGCATCGATGCGGATCGATTGCCCTTCGAGGCGGGTCGCGTCGAAGCTTACCTCATCCAGCAGGCGCTCCATCACGGTCGACAAACGGCGTGCGCCGATGTTCTCGGTGCGCTCGTTCACCTCGAAGGCGATGGTGGCCAGCCGGTTCACGCCTTCGGGCGTGAATTCGAGCGTCACGCTCTCGGTGGCGAGCAGAGCCTGGTACTGCTTCACCAGCGACGCGCGGGTCTGCGTGAGGATGCTTTCGAAGTCCGCCACCGACAGCGATTGCAACTCGACGCGGATCGGAAAGCGCCCCTGCAACTCGGGGATCAGGTCGCTCGGCTTGCTCAGGTGAAAGGCGCCGCTCGCGATGAACAGCATGTGATCAGTGCGCACCACGCCGTACTTGGTGGTGACGGCCGTGCCCTCCACCAGCGGCAGCAGGTCGCGCTGCACGCCTTGGCGCGACACGTCGGAGCCCTGCGCTTCGCTGCGCGTGGCGACCTTGTCGATCTCGTCGATGAAGACGATGCCGTTCTGCTCGGCATTGGTGATCGCCTGCGTGCGGATCTCGTCCTCGTTGACCAGCTTGGCCGCTTCCTCGTCGATCAGCAGGCGCAGCGCCTCGGCGATCTTGAGCTTGCGTGTCTTGCGCTTGCCGCCACCGATCTGGCCGAACATGCCGCGCAGCTGCTCGGTCATTTCCTCCATGCCGGCGGGGCCCATGATTTCCAGTGGGGTGCGGGTCTCGGCGAGGTCGAGTTCGATTTCCTTGTCGTCGAGCTGGTGCTCGCGCAGCTTCTTGCGGAAGGCCTGGCGGGTGGCGTTGCCCGTGTCGGCCACCGCGCCATCGGCACCGCGCGCGGGAGGCAGCAGCACGTCGAGGATGCGGTCTTCGGCAGCGTCTTCGGCACGCGCGCGCACCTTGGTGCTTTCCGATTCGCGGGTCTGCTTGACTGCGATTTCGGCGAGGTCACGGATGATCGAATCGACGTCCTTGCCCACGTAGCCGACCTCGGTGAACTTGGTGGCCTCGACCTTGATGAAGGGCGCATCGGCCAGGCGCGCGAGGCGGCGGGCGATCTCGGTCTTGCCCACGCCCGTGGGGCCGATCATGAGGATGTTCTTCGGCGTGATCTCGTGGCGCAGCTTGTCGTCGACCTGCTGGCGGCGCCAGCGGTTGCGCAGGGCAATGGCCACGGCGCGCTTGGCGGCCGGCTGGCCGACGATGTGGTTGTCGAGCTCGGAGACGATTTCCTGGGGGGTCATGGACATGGTCAGAGCGCTTCCACCGTGTGGTTCATGTTCGTGTAAATGCAGATTTCTCCGGCGATCGCCAGCGATTTGCGCACGATCTGCTCGGCCGAGAGGTCTGTGTTGTCGATCAGCGCCTTGGCCGCCGACTGGGCATACGCCCCGCCCGAACCGATGGCGATCACGCCGTCTTCGGGCTCCAGCACGTCGCCGTTGCCGGTGATGATGAGCGAGGTGGTGGCGTCGGCCACTGCGAGCATGGCCTCGAGCTTGCGCAGCACGCGGTCGGTGCGCCAATCCTTGGTGAGCTCGACTGCCGCGCGGGTCAGGTGCCCCTGGTGCTTTTCGAGCTTGGCCTCGAAGCGCTCGAAGAGCGTGAAGGCGTCGGCCGTGGCGCCGGCAAAGCCTGCGAGCACTTTGCCGTGATAGAGGCGGCGCACTTTGCGCGCCGTGCCCTTGATGACGATATTGCCGAGAGTGACCTGCCCGTCCCCGCCAATGGCGACCTGATCGCCTTGGGGGGTCTTGCGGCGCACGCTCACGATGGTGGTGCCGTGAAACTGTTCCATCGCAGCCATCTGGGGGTGCGCCGCAGCAATGCAACCGCCATCGGGCGGCGCAGGTTTTAGTTTTTCCTAACCGTCACTGTCGAATGATCGGCAATGCCTACCAGGTTGAACAGCGCGGCAATCAACCGGTGCGCATCGACGAACTGCACGCGCTCGCCATTGGCATCGCGTGCGCGCACCCAGCTCAGCAGCGTGCCCACGGCGGCCAGGTCCATGCGCAGCAGCGCCGCGCACGAAATGACTGGCGCAGTGGTGTGGCGCAGGTCGTTGTCCAGCCGTTGCCAGCTCGACAGCGACTCGCCCCGCAGATCGCCCGCCAGCGCGGCAAAACCGCTGTCGGTGGACGGGAAGCTCTCGGAATCGCCACCGACCGACAGCAGCGACCACACCGAGCTGGGCCGGCTCGCCGGCGGCGCGGCCAGCGTGGTGCATTCGCCCTTCGGGTCCTGCCAGGAAGGCGGCGACACCTCGTAGGTGATGCAGTAGTTGAGCGCCACCAGCTCGAAGTCGTCGGGCAGGTGCATCAGGCGAAGCGCCGCAAGGTGCAGCTGCCACCAGATGTCGTCAGTGCCGCGCTCGTTGTTGGGAGCGGCCTCGGACAGCACGGCCAGCAGTTGCGCCGAGCCCATGAAGCGCAGTTGCACCGGCGAATCGGCCCAATGGGTGAACAGCACGCGCAGTGGCGCAGCAGCCTCAGGCTCGATGGCGTGCAGCCCGCGCCAGTCGAGCGTCCACACAGAGCCCGCCTTCGACAGCGCGCGGGTGAGCTCCATCAGGCCTTCGCGCGCCAGGCGCGTGGGGCAGGTCCAGTCGGCATGGGCGCTGCTGCCTTCGGCGGCGGCCCCGGCCGCCTCTTCGCTGGCAGTGACGGCCTTGACGCTGCGGGCCAGCTCATCGAGCGAGACCCAGTCGGGGCCCATGCGCCGCATGCGCTGCGCATAGCGCATGCGGGCGGCCGCGAACTTGGCAGCATCGCCGGTCGCGCGGTACAGATCGAACAGGGCGCGCCAGCGGTTGTCGTCGCGTTCGGCCGCGGCGTCGTGCCCACCCTCGACGGGCGTCGTGCCCTCGGTGGAGGCCAAAGCCTGCAGCAGGATGGCTTCGGCGCCGGCGTCGTCGCCGTGCGCGAAGCGGATCACCGCCTCTTCCAGCGCGCCGTCATGTGCAAGGCGCGACGACAGCAGCGGCACGCTGGCGGCCACCGCCGGGGCGTCGCCACCGGCCTCGGCTGCAGCCGCTGGCGGGATGATTGGCAACACGGCGGGCTCGGACAGCAGATCGTCGGTATGCACCGGCGGCAGCGTCTCGGCGCCGGCGTCAGGCGGCGGGTTGACCAGCGTTTCGCCGTTCGGGCCCCGCCCTTTCCACCACTGCTGCGACATCTGCTGCTCGATCTCGTCGATCTTCTTGAGCGTGAGCGCGCGGCCTTCCGATTTCTCGGAGGTGCTGTTGATGTTGAAGGAAGACGGCGTAGCCGTCGCCTCGAAGGCATGGGCGGCGGCCTCGCGCTGGCGCAGCTTGCGCAGCATGTCGAACTCGCGCCGGCGCACGAAATCGTTGCGCTGGCGCCGCTCGATCATCTCCTTCAGCATCTCGCGGCTGTAGGTCTGCTGGGCGGGCAGCGAAGAGTCCGAGGTCGAGGCGGAAGCAGGGGCATCCAGCTCCGACCAATCCTTCAGGGGATTGCGGACAAATTTGGCCACCTTGGAAAAAAGGCGGCCCGATTCTTCCTTTGGCATTCGGCGAAGGCTATCGAAGTCGCTGGGCTCTATCTACCTTGACCCTGTTCAATCCCCGAACATCTTTTGCTTGAGTTCGCGGCGCTGTTGCGCTTCGAGCGACAGCGTGGCCGTCGGGCGGGCCAGCAGGCGGCCGACGCCGATGGGTTCGCCGGTTTCGTCGCAGTAGCCGTAGTCGCCGGCGTCGATGCGCTGGATCGACTGCTCGATCTTCTTGAGCAGCTTGCGCTCACGGTCGCGGGTGCGCAGCTCGAGGGCGTGTTCTTCCTCGATGGTGGCGCGGTCGGCCGGGTCGGGA
This is a stretch of genomic DNA from Variovorax paradoxus. It encodes these proteins:
- the mraY gene encoding phospho-N-acetylmuramoyl-pentapeptide-transferase; the encoded protein is MLMTLAQWLQTLSPEFGFLRVFQYLTFRALMAALTALVVGLVAGPYVIRRLAALKIGQPIRGYGMETHLTKSGTPTMGGVLVLFAIAFATLLWFDISNRFVWIVLWVTMGFGAIGWVDDWRKVVRKDPEGMRSREKYFWQSVVGLIAAFYLLFSISESSNWRVVQLFFAWVQSGFDLDFPPKINLLVPFFKEVSYPLGGIGFVILTYLVIVGASNAVNLTDGLDGLAIMPVVMVGSALGVFAYVTGSAVYSKYLLFPNIPGSGELLVFCSAMAGAGLAFLWFNTHPAQVFMGDVGALALGGALGTIAVIVRQEIVFFIMGGIFVVEAISVMAQVMYFKYTKKRYGEGRRVLKMAPLHHHFEKSGWRETQVVVRFWIITMLLCLVGLSTLKLR
- a CDS encoding UDP-N-acetylmuramoyl-tripeptide--D-alanyl-D-alanine ligase, which produces MTDTTPLNITLAQVQQWIPGSRLVGDASTVIARVHTDTRTLAQGDLFVALKGERFDANDFLADARKRGAVAAIAHHGLEAAGLSGLEVPDSLAALGALGAGWRAQFELPLIAVTGSNGKTTVTQMIAAVLFAFRAERALATAGNFNNEIGVPLTLLRLRAQHQRAVLELGMNHPGEIARLAAISRPTIALVNNAQREHQEFMATVEAVAVENAAVFAVLPEGGTAVFPYGDDFTSLWTDMAHAGGSRRCMTFGEPEDADISLDSAEWKQGAWAVRIRTPLGAFDARLHIAGRHNVVNALAATACALAAGVSLETIAAGLSAFEPVKGRSRANEIVLAGGHALTLVDDSYNANPDSVIAAIDVLAALPGPRLLVLGDMGEVGDRSPEFHAEVGERARQRGIESVYTLGAATTHTTAAFGGADGRHFEEFDALGAAVLARLPQLGSVLVKGSRFMKMERVVQAIEAQAQAQPQQQKEAGHDA
- a CDS encoding UDP-N-acetylmuramoyl-L-alanyl-D-glutamate--2,6-diaminopimelate ligase gives rise to the protein MLTFTSPQLAAAWLKERVPQAALHADSRAVGAGDVFIAWPGAATDGRKHVAAALAQGAAVCLVEREGVEAFGFEGDDRIVSYPGLKAATGPIASAFYDNPSALLDVLAVTGTNGKTSTAWWLAESLSTLRAAGGVRAMRPDGTMQRDAPSPCAVMGTLGIGVPPELTYTGLTTPDPVMMQRELRSLVTRGFGACAIEASSIGIAERRLDGAQIAVAVFTNFTQDHLDYHGSMDAYWQAKAELFRWPGLRAAVINIDDTHGASLCANLIDAGIGALDVWTVSAGGKPARLVARDIGYDAQGLQFSVAEHGTAAVERLSTGLIGQYNVANLLGVLGTLRALGLTLAQAVAACANLTSVPGRMDRAGTGEGEGAPLAVVDYAHTPDALDKALIGLRPLAKQRGGALWCLFGCGGDRDPIKRPMMAAVAERQADRVVVTSDNPRSEKPDAIISQVLRGFSRPEAAQVQPDRAAAIADAIAQAAPQDVVLIAGKGHEAWQEIAGQRIEFSDKAHALQALAKRGAAA
- a CDS encoding peptidoglycan D,D-transpeptidase FtsI family protein, with translation MNRGNRSVRYTTSPLLASKTPVWRSKFIVAGIALGFVMLAGRAAYVQVLNNSFFQRQGEVRFARTLELPANRGRILDRNGLILASSVVAPSIWAIPEDIERDDPEVRAKLKQVAKLLEMSQKDFDKKLEDEDKTFVWIKRQVDEPIAKQIAAMNLKGIYQRKEYKRQYPEGEAAAHVVGFTNVEDNGQEGIELAFNKELAGKAGSRRVIKDRLGRVVEGVGETVPPLDGKDIQLSVDSKVQFFAYQKLRDAVTARKAKAGSVVVLDSVTGEVLALANYPSYVPDKRQNLTGEQLRNRALTDTFEPGSTMKPITVGMALEAGRVKPSTLIETGPGRFQIGGFTISDTHNYGTLTVEGVIQKSSNVGALKIAQKMTPHEMWDTYTALGYGQKPQIQFPGAVTGRLRPWKTWKPVEQATMAYGYGLSASLFQMAHSYTSFAHDGSIIPVTILKNSEPPVGVRVFSPSNALAVRKMLQMAAGPGGTGTRAQTVGYSVGGKSGTAHKQVGKGYASNKYRAWFTGMAPIDKPRIIVAVMIDEPSDGQYFGGVAAAPVFSEVVQQTLRMMNVPPDLAVKPLVMTQGVDESF
- the ftsL gene encoding cell division protein FtsL; protein product: MARLNILLLLAVIATALYLVHTQYMSRQLYTELDRVQQEARRLETDRDRLQVEKRAQATPLRVEKLAKEQLQMRTTSPAITQYVRPDGTVIPAVAPVAPAPTTPKPTAKPVTAARAAR
- the rsmH gene encoding 16S rRNA (cytosine(1402)-N(4))-methyltransferase RsmH — protein: MNTPWTHTTVLLNEAVEALLSGSTAATGTYVDATFGRGGHARAILSRLAPEGRLIAFDKDAEAVAEAARISDARFSIRHQGFRSLGELPDASVDGLLMDLGVSSPQIDNPVRGFSFRFDGPLDMRMDTTRGESVAEWLATAELQQIAEVIRDYGEERFAVQIAKAIVARRQERGPISTTTELAELVAGTVKTREQGQNPATRTFQAFRIFINAELEELQQALEASLSVLKPQGRLAVISFHSLEDRIVKQFIAKHSKEVYDRRAPFAAPKVMKLRALERIKPSDAEVSGNPRSRSAILRVAERTGAS
- the mraZ gene encoding division/cell wall cluster transcriptional repressor MraZ translates to MFQGASSLSLDAKGRLSVPTRHRDVLSATAGGQLTITKHPHGCLMVFPRPEWEKFRERIAALPMSAQWWKRVFLGNAMDVEMDGTGRILVSPELRAATGITRETLLLGMGNHFELWDKATYEAKEAEATQGEMPDVFQDFAF
- the hslU gene encoding ATP-dependent protease ATPase subunit HslU translates to MSMTPQEIVSELDNHIVGQPAAKRAVAIALRNRWRRQQVDDKLRHEITPKNILMIGPTGVGKTEIARRLARLADAPFIKVEATKFTEVGYVGKDVDSIIRDLAEIAVKQTRESESTKVRARAEDAAEDRILDVLLPPARGADGAVADTGNATRQAFRKKLREHQLDDKEIELDLAETRTPLEIMGPAGMEEMTEQLRGMFGQIGGGKRKTRKLKIAEALRLLIDEEAAKLVNEDEIRTQAITNAEQNGIVFIDEIDKVATRSEAQGSDVSRQGVQRDLLPLVEGTAVTTKYGVVRTDHMLFIASGAFHLSKPSDLIPELQGRFPIRVELQSLSVADFESILTQTRASLVKQYQALLATESVTLEFTPEGVNRLATIAFEVNERTENIGARRLSTVMERLLDEVSFDATRLEGQSIRIDAAFVDQRLAALSHDEDLSRFIL